DNA from Flavobacteriales bacterium:
CCTTCTTTGAAGTGGAGCGGGATGAGAAGATAGGCGTGATCGCTGCCGACCAATTGCTTGATCACATGCTGCTATCGGTTGGTGCCACGCTTTACAACAAGGGTATTGCAGCGGCCAAAAATGCCCTGCACACCCGCCTCGAAGAACTCAACTACGACCTGGACGACCTGATGGATGTTTGATATTCTGTTCATTGATTGAAGGGCTTTTTCAGCCTGAGCCGATTTAACTACGGATGTCAGATAATATTCCCTTAACAACTCCTACAGATGTTAGGTAAGTTTGTTCACCAATTTCATCTGTGAGCAAACTAAGTCATCTTCCTGACCTACAGAAGCAACTGATCAAGTTCACCATGATCGGGGTGTTGGCGGTGCTGGTGGATCTTACATGCTATTACATGCTGCTAAACCTGCTGCCCGAAGTGGTGTTCGATGGCATTCCCAACGAATCGGTGGCCAAGTTCTTCTCGTTCCTGTGCGGCATGAGCGTGACCTACACTTTCAATAAACTCTGGACATGGAAGAAGAACGACAGTTCCAAGCTGCGCATGTTCAAGTTCACGTTGCTCTACGGGTTCTCCTTGGGTATGAATGTGGCCTCCAATTCATTTTTCCTGTATGTGCTGCACGAATACGCGAACATTCTCGACCTGCCTTACAAATACTTCATTGCCTTTGTGGGTGCTACGGGTCTCAGCGCAAGCATCAACTTCGTTGGACAGAAGTACTGGGTCTTTAAAGAGAGCCAAGTGATTACAGCATAATCTATGATCGATCTAAGTCAGATACCGACACCCGTGCTTGTTTGGTGGGGAAGCATGTCCGCCATTGCCGTGTTCAACCTCATTCTGCTATTCATCAGCCGAAAGATGCTGCTGAAAAAATTGCCCAACATGAGCGAGATGGTGCAATGGGTTCGCCAGCGGCAGCTGCTGTTGGCAAGCATCTATACCATCGGTTGCGGGTTCCGTTCCATTCTTCCTCGCGGAGATGTGCGCAGAATTGTATTGGTGGACCATTGGATATCTGCCATTGCCATTGGCCGTTCGGTGGCCACCTTGGCCGAGTTGGCCTTTGTGGCGCAATGGGCCTTTCTGTTGCACGAGATAGGCAAAGGCACCCGCGAGAATGGCGTGCTGTCCATCTCCAAGATGATCGTGCCGATGATCTTTATTGCCGAATGCTTTTCGTGGTACGCGTG
Protein-coding regions in this window:
- a CDS encoding DUF2164 family protein, whose product is MPTTRKHDRLTEEERQKAIQELIAFFEVERDEKIGVIAADQLLDHMLLSVGATLYNKGIAAAKNALHTRLEELNYDLDDLMDV